The genomic region CCGACAACAAGCCGCACTGGTGCTCCGCCACGGCCATCCAGAGCGGGCACAAGAACCTCGTGGCGACCGCCGGGCACTGTGTCTTCAGCACGGCGAAAGAGAAGGCCACGATGAACAAGTGGGTCTTCGTCCCCGGCTACTACCAGGGCAAGACCCCGTGGGGCCTCTACGTCGGCAAGACGGCATTCACCCACTTCGACTACGAGGTCTACGGCGACGGCGACTTCGACTACGCGTTCGTCGCCGTCTACAACGGTGTCCAGGTCACCGACGTGAAGACCGACAGCGTCAAGAACTGGGTCGACAAGCGCGTCTTCAAGACCCTGGCCGAGGCCGAGAAGGCGCAGAAGGACGTCGAGATCAAGCAGACCGGCTGGGCCGGCAAGATCGTGCCGTTCGTGTCGAAGCCCGAGACGGTCGTCAGGGACAAGAAGAACAAGGAATACCAGCAGACGTGGATCGACGTCTGCAGCTGGGCGTACTGGCAGAACCTCCAGGCGCCGGCTCTCACCGCCGACAACAAGGCCCCCGCGACCAAGGACGCCGTGGAGATCCTGAACAAGGGCCGCGGTCAGACGACGGACTTCAAGACCGCGCCCGGCACCGGGGTCAAGATCACCCGCGTCTCGCTGACCGAGTACAACTCGGCCAAGGACGAGGTGAAAATCAACGACGTCGTGTTCCGGGTCTCGGAGGACGGCAAGAGCGTCTACTTCATCTACGACCACGGCTACTACAAGGTCAACTTCTGGGCCAAGTACGACCTGGACTACAAGCTCGTCGGCAAGATCGTGGACATCACGCTGAAGGACGTCGGCCGCCTCGGCGACAACGTCCCCGGCCAGGGCCTCGCCTACAACCAGAAGGTCGGCCAGCCGACCTACGTGTTCGGCTACCCGAGCGGGTCGCACCCGGACGGCAACTACGCCTTCACCGGCAAGACCCTCAAGTACAGCTACGGCAAGACCTTCCCGGCCGTGGCGCCGTCCATCAAGGGCGAGGCCCTGCAGGGCATCAAGTCGTCCTTCACCGGTGAGGGCGCCCTCGGCTCCGGCTGGCTGTTCAAGTACGACAACAGCAAGCGGTTCGGCTACCTGAACGGCGTCACCATCGGCGTCTCGGACACCGACGGCAACGACCGGTACGACACCAGCATCTCGCCCTACTTCGACGGCGAGACCCTGGGCGTCTACAAGGTCGCCGCGGCCACCGCGTCCGGCAAGATCGTCTAGTCGCCGATCACATGCGAAGGGCCCGGCAGCCTGCCGGGCCCTTTCCTTTTATCCGCCTACTCGCCGAACTGCCCGCCTACTGGTCGAGCCGTTCGGCGAGCGTCATCCACTCCAGCTCGGCCGCCTCCTTCTGCGCGGCGATGTCG from Microbispora sp. ZYX-F-249 harbors:
- a CDS encoding trypsin-like serine peptidase — encoded protein: MKRTLAIGGVAAGLLASALVASPAQAEKVPVKPLAETNFAAKQVAAFWYGQKMANLINATPYNVETKVSSKVVAHLPKEPASVKAGVVGSSGDQKATGTSKNVNLPRSSGKVFFVGADNKPHWCSATAIQSGHKNLVATAGHCVFSTAKEKATMNKWVFVPGYYQGKTPWGLYVGKTAFTHFDYEVYGDGDFDYAFVAVYNGVQVTDVKTDSVKNWVDKRVFKTLAEAEKAQKDVEIKQTGWAGKIVPFVSKPETVVRDKKNKEYQQTWIDVCSWAYWQNLQAPALTADNKAPATKDAVEILNKGRGQTTDFKTAPGTGVKITRVSLTEYNSAKDEVKINDVVFRVSEDGKSVYFIYDHGYYKVNFWAKYDLDYKLVGKIVDITLKDVGRLGDNVPGQGLAYNQKVGQPTYVFGYPSGSHPDGNYAFTGKTLKYSYGKTFPAVAPSIKGEALQGIKSSFTGEGALGSGWLFKYDNSKRFGYLNGVTIGVSDTDGNDRYDTSISPYFDGETLGVYKVAAATASGKIV